In Scylla paramamosain isolate STU-SP2022 chromosome 29, ASM3559412v1, whole genome shotgun sequence, a genomic segment contains:
- the LOC135115646 gene encoding uncharacterized protein LOC135115646: MTSFVRGCGGETVTNRTYWTQPTRLTGGATCTLRVQKISTAICYIRLDLHVFQLAPPTLGHCNRDHLALSGQNINSIVPRLCGTNSGQHLYVGVGRVLGPLELVVTTLGEEPGRRWEIEVTQVECCGEGAPPDGCLQYYASPQGSFASFNYLPNGSSQYLNNLNYVVCVARAAAFCSITYTAGDKMDNTTFQMVNFSLRDDMLTPTVTPGEAGVGVVPCRGDYVVMAGTRLCGDRLNDGSVEPQPTDNGPVTDSTSGPFLVQVMSDSQFIGRGFNLTYHQNPC, from the exons ATGACCT ccttcgTGCGGGGGTGTGGGGGAGAGACAGTCACAAACAGAACCTACTGGACCCAGCCTACTCGCCTCACTGGGGGAGCCACCTGTACTCTGCGTGTCCAAAAGATCTCCACAGCAATTTGTTATATTCGACTTGATCTTCATGtgttccag CTGGCACCCCCCACACTGGGCCACTGCAACAGGGACCACCTGGCACTCTCTGGTCAGAATATCAACTCCATAGTACCAAGGCTCTGTGGCACTAACAGCGGCCAGCACC TGTACGTGGGTGTGGGGCGGGTGTTGGGACCCCTGGAGCTGGTGGTGACAACACTAGGGGAGGAACCTGGCCGACGATGGGAGATTGAAGTAACCCAG GTGGAGTGCTGTGGTGAGGGTGCACCTCCTGATGGCTGCCTACAGTACTATGCTTCCCCCCAGGGCTCCTTCGCCTCATTTAACTACCTGCCCAATGGCTCTTCACAATACCTG AATAACCTGAactacgtggtgtgtgtggcCCGCGCCGCTGCCTTCTGCTCCATCACCTACACTGCCGGCGACAAGATGGACAACACCACCTTCCAAATGGTTAACTTCAGCCTCAGGGATG ACATGCTGACCCCAACTGTGACACCCGGGGAGGCAGGGGTGGGTGTGGTGCCGTGTCGGGGAGACTATGTGGTGATGGCAGGGACCCGGTTGTGTGGGGACAGGCTGAACGATGGGTCTGTGGAGCCACAACCCACTGACAATGGCCCAGTGACAG ACTCCACCAGTGGCCCATTCCTGGTACAAGTGATGAGTGACAGCCAGTTCATCGGGCGAGGCTTCAACCTCACCTACCACCAGAACCCTTGCTGA
- the LOC135115739 gene encoding BLOC-1-related complex subunit 5-like: MGGEQSRVEGGSGGGGGGSGGSGSGGSTGGRGSDGTAPGARRGSENNRPTSTSPRPSISSDADLPYISYTVNRPIGDSPKHTSRGLRGLRGSGGGGSPRRSRYHRGPHAHTRPQEVVVVREATTTTTTVDPELARLQSIPTFLPIMRGALTAPSARDPEVLERLDTAALVELCRRYQCHLHLAAATTTQAQDALANKIRDVESSLSTAVTNLTDRQKSYAWYAEKLGHVSEVSHALSRCHASLNLILESLDALNTALPINERLEPFVWTTG; encoded by the exons ATGGGAGGAGAACAGAGTCGCGTtgaaggaggaagcggaggcggcggcggcggatcAGGAGGGAGCGGCAGCGGGGGAAGCACGGGGGGGCGGGGCTCGGACGGGACGGCACCGGGGGCAAGGAGGGGGTCGGAGAATAACAGGcctacctccacctctccccgcccctccaTCTCCTCAGACGCTGATCTCCCCTACATCTCCTACACCGTGAACCGACCCATTGgag ACTCCCCCAAACACACATCACGGGGGCTGCGGGGCCTGCGAGGGTCTGGCGGAGGGGGTTCGCCACGGAGGAGCCGCTATCACCGAGGcccccacgcccacacacgcccgcaggaggtggtggtggtgcgggaggccaccaccaccaccaccaccgttgaTCCCGAGCTGGCCAGGTTGCAG TCCATCCCGACGTTCCTGCCTATCATGCGTGGCGCCCTCACAGCCCCATCAGCAAGGGACCCTGAGGTACTGGAGCGCCTGGACACTGCTGCCCTTGTGGAACTCTGTCGCCGGTACCAATGCCACCTGCACctcgctgccgccaccaccacccaggcACAGGATGCCCTTGCTAACAAAATCCGTGATGTGGAGAGCAGCCTTAGCACCGCCGTGACCAACCTGACGGATAGACAGAAGAGCTATGCCTGGTACGCTGAGAAACTTGGGCATGTTAGTGAGGTCAGCCATGCTCTCTCCCGCTGCCACGCATCCCTTAACCTGATTCTTGAGAGCCTGGACGCCCTCAACACAGCCCTGCCTATTAATGAGCGACTGGAGCCCTTTGTTTGGACCACTGGCTGA